A window of the Miscanthus floridulus cultivar M001 chromosome 14, ASM1932011v1, whole genome shotgun sequence genome harbors these coding sequences:
- the LOC136504277 gene encoding probable protein phosphatase 2C 73 has translation MGICCSKAAAGELDDDEGLGFPWMHDDLFHSHLWASAGVSVHTKQGWKGANQDAMTVSQDFAGHKGHIFCGVFDGHGPLGREVARHVRDTLPVKLASALKPKTGDEDSSSDTLKLKPQEDDSNSNSKLKPEEDDSSSNLKLKPEEDESSSNLKLKPEEDDSSNSLKLRTEEDPSSNTDLDSFDKSDSSSSSDDTSDESQLLSTWKNIFVKTFEQVDEELRQHSEIDCICSGTTAVAAVRQGNHLIVANLGDSRAVLCTRDSKDRLIPVQLTTDLKPDLPSELARILNCNGRVFAMDDEPDVPRMWLPDQDAPGLAMARAFGDFCLKNHGLICTPEVYCRKLSEKDEFLVLATDGIWDVLSNKEVVKLVSSASDPSKAARQLIDRAVRAWRRKYPTSMVDDCAVVCLYLNRRSSPGPDENLGVPGTGGDVKPPAVPFTGSSFRRALSNGGGGEASSEEGTAVWRALERVARANSVIRLPRMGRVLSWRRRSSSLDEDDGEERD, from the exons ATGGGGATCTGCTGCAGCAAGGCGGCAGCAGGGGAGCTGGACGACGACGAGGGCTTGGGCTTCCCATGGATGCACGACGACCTGTTCCACAGCCACCTGTGGGCCAGCGCCGGCGTCTCCGTGCACACCAAGCAGGGATGGAAGGGCGCCAACCAGGACGCCATGACCGTCTCCCAG GACTTTGCTGGCCACAAAGGCCACATCTTCTGCGGAGTGTTTGACGGCCATGGCCCTCTTGGCCGGGAAGTCGCTCGCCATGTCCGCGACACCCTTCCAGTGAAACTAGCCTCTGCTTTGAAACCGAAAACTGGAGATGAAGATTCATCAAGCGATACTTTGAAGCTTAAACCTCAAGAAGATGATTCAAACAGTAATTCGAAGCTCAAACCTGAAGAAGACGATTCAAGCAGTAATTTGAAGCTCAAacctgaagaagatgaatcaagcAGTAATTTGAAGCTCAAACCTGAagaagatgactcaagcaatagtTTGAAGCTCAGAACTGAAGAAGATCCCTCAAGCAACACGGATTTGGATTCCTTTGACAAGTCAGATAGCAGCTCGTCCAGTGATGATACGAGCGATGAGAGCCAGCTGTTGTCCACTTGGAAGAACATATTCGTGAAGACATTTGAGCAGGTGGATGAGGAGCTGAGGCAACATTCAGAAATTGACTGCATTTGTAGCGGCACAACTGCAGTCGCTGCTGTTAGACAG GGTAATCACTTGATCGTTGCCAATTTGGGAGATTCGCGCGCTGTCCTTTGCACCCGGGACAGCAAGGACCGTCTGATCCCAGTCCAGCTGACCACTGACTTGAAACCAGATCTTCCAA GCGAGCTCGCAAGGATTCTGAACTGCAACGGAAGAGTGTTCGCCATGGACGATGAGCCAGACGTGCCTAGGATGTGGCTGCCGGATCAGGATGCGCCGGGCCTTGCCATGGCAAGGGCATTCGGGGACTTCTGCCTGAAGAACCATGGCCTTATCTGCACACCTGAAGTCTACTGCAGGAAACTGTCTGAGAAAGATGAGTTCCTGGTACTTGCTACTGACGGG ATTTGGGACGTGTTGTCGAACAAGGAGGTGGTCAAGCTGGTGTCATCTGCCAGCGACCCATCCAAGGCGGCGAGGCAGCTGATCGACCGGGCGGTACGAGCGTGGCGGCGCAAGTACCCGACGTCCATGGTGGACGACTGCGCCGTCGTGTGCCTCTACCTGAACCGGCGGTCCTCTCCTGGTCCTGACGAGAACCTCGGAGTCCCAGGCACAGGAGGGGACGTGAAGCCGCCGGCCGTGCCGTTCACGGGCAGCAGCTTCCGCAGGGCTCTGAgtaacggcggcggcggcgaggcgtcgTCGGAGGAGGGGACGGCGGTGTGGAGGGCGCTGGAGAGGGTGGCGCGGGCCAACTCCGTGATCAGGCTGCCGCGCATGGGGCGCGTGCTGAGCTGGCGGAGGCGGTCGAGCTCGCTGgacgaagacgacggcgaggagcGGGATTGA